The sequence below is a genomic window from Terriglobales bacterium.
GCCGAGCACTTCCAGTGCCTGCACACGCAGGACCACCGGCGCACGCTCGACTACGTCTTTCCGCCGCTCTACACGGAAGAGTTTTTGTCGCGCTTCGTGGCCAACGCCCGCATTCTGCGCGACGCGGTGCAGGCCGAGCTCGTGATGGAGAACATTCCCGGGTTCTTTTCACTGCAGCACGCGCAGATGAGCGAGCCCGAATTCCTGCGCCGCTTCTTCGACCAGACCGGCTGCGGCCTGCTGCTCGACCTGCCTCACGTGTGGCTGGCCGCGCACTACTCCGGTCGCGCCGCCCGCGAGTACCTGGCGCAATTTCCGCTGGAGCGCGTGGTGGAGATTCACGTGGCCGGCGTGGAGCACGACCACGACCTCGACGGGCCGTGGATTGCGCCGGCGGCGCCGTCAGAAGAGATCCTGGCGCTGGCCGTCTGGCTGGCTGAGCGCGCGCCCAAGCTGCGCGCCGTGACCTTCGACGCGTTCGCGCCCTCGCTCACCGCCGGTGTCCTGCTCGAATCGGTGCGCGCCACGCGGAGGGCGTTTGGCATCGCCTGAAAAGCCTTCGCCGTCCGGCGACCGCGACGTGCAGGACGAGATCATCCGCTACCTCGCCGACGGTGAATTTCGCGCCCAGGGCAGCGCCAACCTGCCGCTCACTCCTGCCGACGCACAAAAAGCCGAGCGCTTCGCCCGCTTCCTGATCCGGCGCTACTACCGCGATCGCCTCGCGCGCGGCTTTCGCACGTCGCGCCTCCTGGCCGAGCACTACGGGCGCCTGCCCGAAGAAACAGTGGACCAGCCCGGCTTTGGCCCGCTCCTGGAAACCGGCGTCCTCGGCTCGTTCCTCACCTCGCGCATCGTGGCCCAGCTCGCCAAGCAACACCTGATGGCGCACATCCCCGAACTCGGGCCGTGGTGGTGGGACATGCTCCGGTACGACATTGCGTATTTCATGCAGCTCGCCACCTCCGATCCCGGCGCGCCGTCCCAGTTGCCGCGCCGCGGTACAAGCGCCATGACCGCGGAGCTGGACTGGTACCTGCCGCAAGTAGTTGGCAGTCTGCGTGCGCGCCAGGAACCGACACCGGAAATGGAACGAAAGTGGAGCCTGCTGTTCTCGCGCACGCACGGCGGCCGCGTGTACGTGATGGAAATCGATAGCGACGCCCTTTCGCTGTTCGAAGCGGTAGACGGGAAGCGCGCGCGCCAGGAGATCATCCACGCCTCCGGGGTGCGGCCTTCGATCGCCGAGCCCATGCTGGCGGACCTGGAGCGCATCGGCGCGGTGATCTTGCCGCAACAGGCAGTTTCGCCGGCCACATAGCCGGCGGCAGCACGGCTCCCTTCGTTCCTTCTTGTCCCTTGCGTTTAGGTTTTCCTTTTCGCAACAAAAAAAAATAAAGACGTAGCCGAGCTACGTTCCTATCGACTACTTCTGCCGGCTACCGAACGCTCGCCATCCGCTCCTGGCGCGCAGCGTCGATGCCGTCCAGCGCGGTCCACAATGCCCGCGCCGCAGCTTCCGCGGCGTCGAGGGCGGCTGCTTTCGCTGCGGGCGAATCGACCGCCGCCAACACCTGGTCGCGCCACACGCGTGAATGGTGAGCGTCAGCGGTGGTGTGCAGCGTGAAGTATCGGCAGGTATGCTCGTCGGCGCCATAGCGCTCGCGCAATCCGCGCGCTTTCTCGGCCGCCACTCGCGGCACCTGCGACTCGTAGGCGTAGAAGCTGGCCAGCGCTTCCACGGGCGAGGCCTCGCGCGCCACGCGCCGGAAGTGCCATATCAGATCAGCCAGCTCCGGGAGCGGTTCGCGGTCCTTCACCTGGCCCGCACCAGCGCCCATGCCCGAAGCGAACTGCAGCCACAGTTCATGATGCGGACGCCCGTCGGGAGAGTTCACACCCAATTCGTCGTCGCGGTTGGCACTCACCGCGGCGCATAGCTCGCCTTCCGGCAGCCGCGCAGCAAATTCGCCCAGGTACTCCGGGAAAGCCGCAACGTGGTGGTAGTAATCGGCGGCGTACTCGCGCAGGTCTGCGCGGGTCAGCGAGCCCTCCGACCATGCCTTATAGAAGGGATGGCATAGCAGGTCGTACTTCGCAATGCGGCGATCAAGTTCGGCAACGAAAGCAGCGTCGTTCATTCGTGAGTTGACTCCGAGTGAGATTCAGAGAGTGTAAAGGTAAATTTAGCAGTTCGGCAATTGGCACGTCTCCAATCTCTTTACTCGCCCATCACCTTCACGATCACTCGCTTCGACCGCTGCCCATCGAATTCGGCGTAGAACACGCGCTGCCACGTCCCCAGGTCGAGTTTGCCGCTGGTGATGGGGAGCGTCACCTGGTGATGAATGAGCAGCGCCTTCAGATGCGAGTCGCCGTTGTCCTCGCCGGTCCGGTGATGCAGATACTCCTGCCGGAACGGCGCCAGCTGCTCGAGCCACTTGTCGATGTCGGCAATCAGCCCCGGTTCATCGTCATTCACATACACGCCCGCGGTGATGTGCATCGCCGACACCAGCGCCATGCCCTCGCGCACGCCGCTCTTGCGCACCGCCGCCTCCACCTGCGGCGTGATGTGCACGTACTCGCGATGCTTCTTCGTATTGAACGTCAGGTATTCGGTGTGGAATTTCATGCGGGGAAGGATAAACGAACACGCGGCGCGCAATGGTCAACGCCCGGTGTCGCGGCGCAGCATACCGGGAACAACGCATGGCGGAGGGGCCGGTTTTTGGGGGTTGGCCGGGCGTGACCGACGGCGGAGCGTCGACAGCTGCTCACGTCCGGCGCTGCAATCGAGTTCCAAGCTGCGCTCGGCGCGTGCGGGCCATCCCTTGTCATTGATCAGGGCACGAATTGCCTGCTCGCGCTCGCGGGCCAAAGGATGCGAGCGGAAATATCCCGCGAGCAAGTCCCCGGCAATGTGCAGTACTTCGCCCGCGGGCGACGCCGCTTTGCGAGTAGGGGTGGCGGGCCCATACTTCTCAAACTTCTCAAACATCCGCAGGGCGCCCACGGGCGCGTAGCCGGCGAGCCATAGCAGGTTGACGCCGTCCACGTCCGCCTCCGACTCCTGTTCCTTCGCATAGCCCGCCTGGAACAACTCAATGGGAATGGCCGCCAAGGCGCCGCCGGCAGGCAACTTCTGCAGGGTGACACGCGTCTGCAGGCGCTCGGCGGCATGGTAGTGGTCAATGTGCTCGATCTCGTGCGCCAGAACGGAAGCGAGCTCGTCTTCACTGTCCATGAACGAGAGCAAGCCGGCGCCGATGAAGACATGCCCGCCGGGCACGGCAAAGGCATTGATAAAGCCGGCGTCTCCGATGTAGTGAAACCTATACGGAAGCTTGCGGTGGGCGAAGGCCCCCAGTCGCGAGCCGACGCGGCTGACATACGCTTCCACCGCCGCGTCGACCGAGGTGCGAGCGTGCCAGCGCCCCGCCATTTCATTTCCGTACCGGATCTCGTCTTCGTCCGGCATGCGGGTGAGCCGTGCGGGTATGCGTGTGGCTCCCCGTTCGCTGTCGGCGATCGCGCTCAGCACCGCCTGTGCCCCGACCGGTGCTTCCGCCTTGCGCCGCTGGGCGACGATGATTGCGGCGACCGCCGACGCCAATACCACAAGCAGGGCGAGCCAGCGCTTCATAAATATTGGCGGATAGTTTCACGATGCCGCGAATAGAGGAACGAAACCAGCATCAGGGCGCCGCCAAGAATGATGAGCGTAATCCATTTGTCGCGCAGCGTCAGGTCCCAGAAGTCCACGACCGCAATCTTGCCCACGCAGAGCAGGAGCAGGCCAAGACCGCACAGCCGGAAGCTGCGTTCGCCGGCCCACAGCGCAAACAAAAACACGGCCACGCCCTCCAGGCCCCAGGAAACGGTGATCATGCCGCTGCGCGTGGTGAAGCCGAGCATGAGGGTGAGCAAGGCAACCGCGGAGAAGAACAGGGGCTGCTCGGGGCGGACGTCGCACAGGTATGCGAGCGGGCCCACGTCCGTTGCCTCGCGGTCGCCGAGCCGCATGGCGGCCGCCATCGCCGCCAACAATCCCGCTACGGCGACGCCCGTCGTCAGCGAGCGGCTGTGCCAGGGCGTAACCGAGAAATACGGGAGTTGCAGCAGGTTGTACGTCAATCCGCGAACCGCAACCGCACATCCAAGCAGCACGCCCTGGTGCAGAAATGTGCGACGCGACGTTGCCCACGCCACTATCACCAGCGCGAAGGCCACGCCGGCCCACGCCGCCGCCACCCAGTCGCGGTCCAGTTCGAAATAAGACAGGGCGACCAGCGTCGTGGTTCCCAGCCACGCATAGAGGTTGCTGAATAAGCGCGCCTCTCTCGGATGCTGCTCGGCCAGTGTTGCCACGCGTGTATAGGCGTAATAAAGGACCAGGGCGACCGGCACGGTAGTGTAGAAACGCGGGCTGATCTCGCCCGGCGCGCCGTCTGCGTTCAGATTGACGAAGAGAATCCGGACAAAGGCGGCCACCAGCGCCGCGTATCCCTGCCAACGCAAGTGTCGTGATCGAAGAGGGATGCTCGTCTCAACCAAGACCAAGCCGAACGCGGCCCATGCCGGCGCGACCGCAACCGGGCGCAATTCATACCAGACGAGCAGCGCGACGAAAAATGACGCCGCCCATGTGAACCCCGGTGCGATGCTGACCGGGCCCAGCTTGCGTGGCCGCAGGGCGGCGGCCAGCGCGTAAAGCAGCGCAGCCGCCAGCGCCAGTGTGAGCAGCCGCTCCGAGACGCCGTGCCACGATGTTTCCAGTTGCGTGTTCACGGCCAGCGTGCGGGCGGCGGCGATGGTCGCGAAGGCCACGGACTGCAGCGTCAGGTCGGTCTCATCGAGCGCGCGGGCCGCAACGGCCATCAGCAGGGCCGCCGCCAGCCAGCCCGGCCCCACCCACGCGTCAGACGCCGCCAGACCGATCGCCACCAGGACGGCGGCGGCGCCGAAGTGGGAGATCGCGCGCAACGCCGCGTGATCAATGCCCTCGGCAAAGAGCGGCCGATTGCGCCGGCCGAACCATAGAGCGTTGAGATAGAAGACCGCAGCGGCGACGGCCAAGGTCACGCTCACGTGCCAGTTGTTTGCGTGGTAAGCGCGCGGCGCCTCCCAGACAAAGAGGTATGCGGTCGTGACCGTCGCGACCAGCATCCCCAAGCGCCGGAACACCAGTTCGCGCAGCCAGAGGCCGGCCAGAAACAGCGCCTCCGCCTCCACCAGCCACAGTACCGCCAGCGACGACCCCGAGTAGCGGAACGGGATGGCCGCCACCATCAGCGTTGACCCGATGATCGCAAGTACCACAAACGGCGTGCGGCGCCGTCGCGCGGCGGGCAGTTGCGCCAGCAGGAATTCGACTGCACCCAGCAGGAGCAGGAACCGGTACGCCCATTCCGGATGCGCCGACTGGTACTTCATCAGCCCGAGAAAGAGCGCGCCGTTCAGGATGGCGGCGACGGTCGAGATCGTTTCCTGTTCCTCGTCAATGTCGCGCCGCAGCAGGTAGGACGCGCGAAAGATCGCCCAGTAGAAAGCAAGCAGGCCCGCACTGATCATGAACTCCGGAAACGGCGGCCGTGGGTAGGGCAGCTTCTCGATGACCGGCCTGAGCCACAGGTAGTGGTCCAGGAACGCCGCCAGAATTCCGAAGACCTCCAGTTGGTACCAGCGCCGCCGCAGTACCAGCACAACCAGGCCGAGCGATAGGATCGCGCCAGCAGCGAGGCTCAGCCCGACGGAACGGTGAATGGTCAGTGTAGCGAACCCGAGCAGGAAGGCGACGCCGGTTACTACCTGCGAGTCATACCGCAGCGTATGCCACACCATGCACGCCGCGATGGCCAGCGTGAGCACGAGGTCGGCGGTCTGCGAGTCCAGCACGTGCGCCGCCGGCACGTAGTACATGGCATACGCAACAAAATAAATCAGTGCCCATCCGCCGCCGATCAGCGCGCGCGCCGGAATCCGGTACCGCTCGTTGCGCTCCAGCCATACCCCGCCGCCGAGCATGACTGCCGCGACCAGGAAGCCGACCACATCCTTGCCGGCTGGGCCAAGGTTCTTGAGTTGATACGCCAGGAAAAATGCAACGCCGAACACCAGGATGGTGACTCCCAGCTTGTTCAGCCAGTTCGCGCCCAGCGTTTCCTCAATGTCGAACGACTTTTGCGGATTCGTTGATTGCTCACCAAGCGCGGCGAAGGGCATCGTCGGCGCTTCGCCTGGCGGGGACGATGTCGGCGGCGAAGCGGCAAAGCGACCTTCAATCGCAACCGGCGACGCAGGTTCCGGCGCGATCGCGGCGGGCTGTTCGATGGCTGGCGCAGCAACTTCAGCGGACGCCTGAGGCGGCGGTCCCGGCGCTGCCGGCGTCACTGGCGGCGCAGCGGCAGGTTCGGCGGCGGCGGTGCGCTGTTCTGCCTCAATGACGGCGCGCGCCTCGCCGCCTAGCGCCTGCTCAAGGGCGTAGATGCGCGCAGTAAGGTCGCGCCAGCGGGTTTCCCAAGCGGCAAATTCCTGCCGGCTCCTGCGCTCCGCACGGGAGACGTAAATTATCGCGATGACTGCTGCGATAAAAGCCAGGAACGCGCCCAAAGCTCCCCCTGCAACGGAACGGCAGTGCAATCCGCCCTTGCAGCAGCCAGTTTAGTCGCATAGCAGCATGTACTTGCAAGTGAACGAATGTGTCACTCCTACCGCTGGTGTTAGCGCAGGCTCTCTTCCACTTCATTCAGCCAGTCCGGCTTCTTCAGCACTTCGCGCGGCTTGGGGCCGTCGGCGGCGCCGACGATGCCGTCCTGCTCCATCAGGTCGATCAGGTGGGCCGCGCGCCCGTAGCCGATGCGCAGGCGCCGTTGCAGCAGGGAAGTGGACGCCTTGCCGAACTCGACCACCAGGCGGACCGCGTCTTCGAACAGCTCGTCGTGCTCGCCTTCGCCGCCACCTTCTCCGTCGGCCGCATCGCCGGAGGCGCCGGCGCGGCGCTCGCCATCTTCTTTGGGGGCCTGGAGAAATTTTTCTTCGTACTGCGCCAGGCCCTGGGCGCGCCAGAATTCGACCACGCTGGCGATTTCCTTTTCCGTGACGTAGGGCGCATGCAGCCGGTGCACGCGCGCCGAGCCCGAGGGCAGATACAGCATGTCGCCGCGTCCGAGCAGCGCTTCGGCGCCGTTGGCGTCGAGAATCGTCCGCGAGTCGACCTTGGTCGCCACGCGGAAGGAAACGCGCGCCGGAAAGTTCGCCTTGATCAGGCCGGTGATCACGTCCACCGACGGCCGCTGCGTCGCCAGCACCAGGTGGATGCCCACCGCGCGCGCCATCTGCGCGAGGCGCGTGATTGATTCTTCCACGTTGTTGCCGTCCAGCATCATCAGGTCGGCCAGCTCGTCAATGATGATCACGATGTACGGCAGCGGGCGGTGCTCCTGCGCGTCGGCGCCGGCCTGGAACAGGCTCGGCGTCTTCTCGTCGTCGAACAACCGGTTGTACTGGTCGATGTTGCGCGTGCCCTTTTCGGCGAGCAGCTTCAGGCGGCGCTCCATTTCGCGCACCGCGTTGCGCAGCGCGTTCGACGCCAGCCGCGGCTCGGTGATGATCGGCGTGTACAGGTGCGGCACGCCTTCGTAAACGCCCAGCTCCAGCCGCTTCGGATCCACAAGGATCAGCCTCACCTGCTCGGGCGTCGCCTTGTAGAGCAGCGACATGATCATGGCGTTGATGGCCACGCTCTTGCCCGATCCGGTCGAGCCGGCGATCAACAGGTGCGGCATCGTCGCCAGGTCGGCCGTGACGATGCGCCCGTTGATGTCCTTGCCCATCGCCAGCGTGAGCTTCGACTTGTTGCCGATGAAGTCAGTGGACTCCAGCACCTCGCGCAGCCAGATCGTCTCGCGCTCGCGGTTCGGGACCTGGATGCCGACGGTGCTCTTGCCCGGCATACGTTCGATCAGGATGCTCTCCGCGCGCAGACCCAGGCACAGGTCTTCCGAAAGCCCGGTGATGCGGTTGTACTTGATGCCCGCCTCGGGCTTGTATTCGAACGTGGTCACCACCGGCCCGGGATTGATTTGCGTCACCTGGCCGTGCACGTCGAACTCGGCGCACTTTTCGGTGAGCACCTGGGCGAGCGTCTTCAGCTCGTCTTCGTTGATCTGGTTGTGCTCATCGGGACGGTGCAGCAGCGACGACGAGGGCAGGCGATAGCTGCCGGCGATGCGCGGCATCGTGGTCTTCGCCTTCGACGTGGCATCGGCGCGGCTGCCCATGGTGATGGGCGCAATCTCTTCGTTCTCCGGCGCGGCTGCCGCCTGCGGCTTTGGCGGACGCGCCATGCGCGACGCCAGCTCCTGCTCTTCTTCAGCACGGGCGGCGTCTTCTTCCGCCCGCGCTTTTTCGATGCCCGTACGCGGCGGGGCCGGCGGTACCGGCTTCACCGGCACAACCTCGGTCGCCATCACCATGGCCGGCGCGGCGCGGCGCTTCATCCTGGCGTGGCGCTCGGCCAGGCGCTGCTCGTGAGCCTTGACGCGAGCGGCGCGCCAGTCGTTGAAGCGCTGCCACGCGGCGAACAGGAACGCGCATCGCGTGCGCAGCCACAGGTCAATCTTGCCGAAGCTGAAGGCGGTGGAGAGATACAGCGCCACTGCGATAATCGCCGCGCACAGAATGGTTGCGCCCGCCACGTTGAAGTAGTGGATGAAGGCGTCGCCTACGATCCTCCCCAACAGCCCCTCGATCGGGACGGCGTGCAGCCAGCGCAGCTGGAAGGGAAGCAGCGCCAGCAGCGCCGGCGTGAACACCAGCAGCATCGCGGCGCCGGCCAGCTTGGCCAGCGCGGCGTCGATCTTGCGCGAGCGGAACCAGCGCGCCGCCAGCATCCCGATGAACATGGGAATCATGAACACGCTGATGCCGCCCAGTTGCAGCATCAGGTCGCTCAGCCCCGCGCCGACCACGCCGATCCAGTTGTGCGTGCCGCGCGCCGAGCCGGCGGCGGTGTTGATCGAAGGATCGAGGGGCGAGTACGAGGCGAGCGCGAGGAAAAGGAGGGTCGCGCAGGCGAACAGGAGGAAGCCCACCAGCTCGTTCAGCCGACGATTGTCGGTCGGAGCAAAGGCGCGCGCGAGCAGCTTCATGAAGGGCGTATCGCGTCCCGGGCAAGCCGGAACGGCGCGGTACACCAGAGCAGGCCAATTATGGCAGATATCTTTTTGGAAACAATGGGAAAAGTGGAGCAGGTACCGTGAGGATTATGGGCCCATCTGGTGATTCGGCAATTAGCGCCTAGTGCTTGGCATTTGGCCGCCACGGCCGTGGCTGTTGTCATCGCTCCCACCCCGGACGTGCCCGGCCAAATGCTGATTGCTAACTGCTAAGTGCCTTCACTCGAAACTTGAAACTCGAAACTGTTCCGTAACCTTTCCCCTCCCCGCCAGTTAACCTAGCCAGACGGCCAGTCCCGGGAGACGCTGGTTGAAGGCCCAGACGCAGGAAGCCGGCGAGCGGCTGCTGGTGGAGGCGGCGCAGCGCGATCCGCGCCGTTTTGCCGAGCTCTACGAGCGCCACTTCGAGCGCGTGTACGCGTTCGTGGTCAAACGTGTGCGCGACCGCGACGCCGCCGAAGACGTCACCTCCGAGGTATTCCACCAAGCGCTCGCCGCGCTGCCGCGTTTTCAGTGGCGCGGTGTCCCGTTTGCCGCCTGGCTGCTCCGCATTGCCTCCAACGCGGTGAAGGATCGCTGGCAGCAGTCTTCCCGCGAAGCGGGCGAACCGGATTTGGCCGGCGCCGCCGACCCGAACTCGCCCGACGTCGAGCAGCGCGCCATGCTGTTCCAGCTGGTCAACGAATTGGAAGGCGACCAGCAGCGCGTGATCGTCGCCCGCTTCGTTGAGCAGCAGAGCATTCGCGACATCGCCCAGGAGCTCGGTCGCACCGAGGGAGCAGTGAAGCAGTTGCAGTTCCGCGCGCTGGAGAAGTTGCGCGCGCGCATGGAGGGCGGCAATGCCTGAAGAGCGCTCTCTGCACGATCAACTCAATGCCGCGATTGACGCCATCCTGGCGCGGCGCAGCGCCGCTCCGCTCGCGCCCGAGCTCGCGGCCCTGGCCGCGCTCGCGGTGGACCTGCGCGGCCTGCCGCGTCCTGAGTTCAAGCGGCGCTTGAAAGAAGAATTGGAAAAGGAGGCAAACGAAATGCCGGCGCTCGAGATCGCATCCGAGACAAAGAAGGCGAAATTCCGCGAGGGTTTCACGACCGTGACGCCCTACCTCTCCATCGACCACTTCGAAGAGGCGATGAACTTCATGAAGCAGGCCTTCGGCGCCGTCGAACTTTTCCGCGGCGGCCCTGGCTCGGCCGGCGGATACCACGCCGAAGTCCGCATCGGCGATTCCATCCTGATGATCGGCGGCGGCGGCAACTTCAAGGGCCCGTACACGCCCACTTCGCTGCATCTCTACGTCCCCGATGCAGACGCCGTGTACCACCGGGCGATCGCAGCGGGCGCCACCTCGCTGCACGAGCCAACCGACCAGTTCTACGGCGATCGCGAAGCGGGTGTGCGCGACGTGGCCGGCAACGAGTGGTGGATCGCCACCCACAAAGGCGCGAGCTATCGCCGCGAAGGCTTGCGCGCCGTGACAACTTTCCTGCGCGTGCACGGCGCAGGCCGCATGCTGGACTTCATCACCGAGGCGCTGGGCGGCGAAGTGGTTGAGCGCCACTCCTCGCCCGACGGCGTGGTGCACTATTCGCAGGCGCGCATCGGCAACGGCATCCTCGAGGTGAACGAAGCGCACGGCCCCTGGCAGCCGATGCCGACCATGTTCTACCTCTATGTCCCCGACCCGGATGCGCTCTACGCCCGCGCCGTCGCCGCCGGCGCCCAATCAATGTTCCCGCCCCAGGACCAGCCCTACGGCGACCGCGTCGCCGCCGTCAAAGACGAGTGGGGCAACCAGTGGTACATGGGAACGCCGACGGAGAAGCCCGGAGCTTGAGTCTGTCATCCTGAGCGAGCGCGATCCCGCCAAGCGGGAGAGCCGGAGTCGAAGGGTCCCTGCCGCAACTGTGCTTTCAGGGTCGAAGTGGGATGCTTCGACTCGGCCCGCAAGGCGCGGGCCTCGCTCAGCATGACCAGGGAGTGCTGGAGACGTGGGCGCGCCGCTCACCTCACCTCACCTCACCTCACCTCGCACCGTCGTGGTCAGCGCGAACCATGTGGCGCGGACGCCCCCGTGCGCGCGGCTTCTGCGACACCGTTTGTCCTGGGAAAGCTTTCAGGGGCTGACCGCTGACTGTTGATCGCTAACTCCGCATCCACAACCACGCCGCCAGGCCCGCGCCCAGCACGATCCGATAGATCGCGAACGGCACAAACCCGCCGCGCCGCACCCAGCGCATGAACCACGCCACGACTGCGTAGGCGACGACGAAAGAAACCACGAAGCCGGTCGCCAGCAGCATCCACTCCTGCGCGTTCACCGGCGCGGCGCCCACCGCGGTGCCGGCCGCTCCGTGGCGCATTGACTTGAGCAGGTCATAGAGCGTAGCCGTGACCATGGTTGGAATCGAAAGCAGGAAGCTGAACTCCAGCGCCGTGGCGCGCGTCATCCCGGCAATCTGACCGCTGGCAATCGTGGCCATCGAGCGAGACGTCCCGGGAAACACGGCGGAAAGGACCTGGCACGCGCCAACCCACAGCGCCTGCGGCAGCGAGGTCTGCTCCACATCGTCGGTGCGCGCCGCCAGAATACGCGCGTCGTAAAGCGCCTCCACCACCCACATCACGATGCCGCCGGCCAGCAGCGACATGGCCATGACCCACAGGCTTTCCAGGTTCTTGCCGATCACTTTGGTCAGCGCCCACGCCGGGCCGGCCGTGACCACGAACGCGATCAGCACCAGCGTGAGCGGATGGGTGAAAAGCGTCTTCTCGCCGCGATGTCCGCGCGGAAACGTTCGCAGGAAATCGGCAATGCGTTTGCGGAAGTAAATCGGCAGGCAGAGAATGGCGCCCAGCTGGATGACGATGCTGAACATCTTCCAGTAGCCGCTGGCCAGGTCCACGCCGAGCGCGGCTTCCACGATGCGCAGGTGCGCAGTCGAACTGACGGGCAGGAACTCCGTTAGCCCTTCCACCACGCCGAGAAGGATGGCGAGCGCGTACGGGTTCAATCGTTCGTGTTCCCGTACGTCGGAATGTTCTGCTGAACTTTGTAGAGCAGGGCCTCGGCGCGCGGCGACCAGTCGCTCTGCGCCGCCTCGGCCATGATGCGCTGCAGCAGCGCGATGGCGCGCGTGCGCGATTCCGCCGACTTCCCGGGCTGGTTTTCCGTTTTGTAGATCTCGATCAGTGCCGCCCGCCGCCGCGCCGCTTCGTACAGCGCCTCGGCGACCTTGGGCGACTGCGGATGGTCCTTTGCGTAGTCCTCGTAGATGCTGGCTTCTCTATCGGGACACTTCGACATGCCATTCCAGTCGCCGCACGTCTTGTTGTCGATCAGGTCGAACGCCGCCAGGTCCGCCCACTTTGTGCCCTTGAACTTCTTCTGCACCTGCCTCAGGTGCTCTTCGTCGATTTGCGGCTTCATCAGCGGATCGGCCGCGCGCGCCGAAGGACGCGTGCGCGCATCCGCCAGCTCGAGCTGCCAGCGGATATCGGCGCCGCG
It includes:
- a CDS encoding VOC family protein, translating into MPEERSLHDQLNAAIDAILARRSAAPLAPELAALAALAVDLRGLPRPEFKRRLKEELEKEANEMPALEIASETKKAKFREGFTTVTPYLSIDHFEEAMNFMKQAFGAVELFRGGPGSAGGYHAEVRIGDSILMIGGGGNFKGPYTPTSLHLYVPDADAVYHRAIAAGATSLHEPTDQFYGDREAGVRDVAGNEWWIATHKGASYRREGLRAVTTFLRVHGAGRMLDFITEALGGEVVERHSSPDGVVHYSQARIGNGILEVNEAHGPWQPMPTMFYLYVPDPDALYARAVAAGAQSMFPPQDQPYGDRVAAVKDEWGNQWYMGTPTEKPGA
- a CDS encoding undecaprenyl-diphosphate phosphatase — translated: MNPYALAILLGVVEGLTEFLPVSSTAHLRIVEAALGVDLASGYWKMFSIVIQLGAILCLPIYFRKRIADFLRTFPRGHRGEKTLFTHPLTLVLIAFVVTAGPAWALTKVIGKNLESLWVMAMSLLAGGIVMWVVEALYDARILAARTDDVEQTSLPQALWVGACQVLSAVFPGTSRSMATIASGQIAGMTRATALEFSFLLSIPTMVTATLYDLLKSMRHGAAGTAVGAAPVNAQEWMLLATGFVVSFVVAYAVVAWFMRWVRRGGFVPFAIYRIVLGAGLAAWLWMRS